CGTCACATTCTATACGATCGAATTCTGAGTGCATAAAAGCCACACAATTGGCTATAGCTACTCGACACTACAATTCTACGGTAAAAAGCCCTCAGAACGCATTCCATCAGCCCAACTCATAAAGGCCCATATAATAATACTGATACTTGGAAAAAAGGTTTTCGAGTCCGTCAAGTCGCTGGAGAACGGGGAACGAGAGGGCTTTCTTCTGATTAGGAGTGCGTGTGCAGGAGATGGATCACCAGTACAATGGGGGGAGTTGGATGATGATCCCAAATCAGAACCCTCTCAATCAGGATTTCCACTCTCTCCAACCTCAGTACCCGCCGCCGCCGCTACTGTCGCAGCCTCAACAGCagccccagcagcagcagcagcagcaccatcACCACCCGTCCTTGGCTTCTCACTTCCATCTCCTCTCCGTAAGTGTTCTCATCCGGTCTGTTTCGCCCCAAGTCAGGTCTGTTTTCGTTTCTTGATTCAGGTTTACTGTAGACTCGGTTGAACTTATGATCGATAAAATAGACGGTCGATCAAGGTCTAATTCGAGTAGATGCTTTCAGTTTTTGTTAGGGTTATGTCGATgatatcctttttttttgttttagtaGTCCGATTAATACTAGCGTTCGTTCTTCTACCAAAtgctcatattttttttattttgagacaTGAGATCGAAGCAAAGTTTTGTGGATCGTTTTTGGATAAGGTTGATCGAATCTTTATATATTACTTCATCGAAGATCATGCATGAAAAGAGGATATTATTTTGAGAACTCGATTACTGTTTCTGATGCAAAGGAATTCGATTAGAGAAATACCTCTTTGAAGTAGAGAAAGTGTTCATATTGAACCCATGGTCATTTGGAAGTGGATAAGTATCTGCTAAAATCTTAAGCTATATTTGTAGTTGTATCTGGAGGATGTCCTATACTGCCAGTTTTTCTTGCTGATGCTTTGCCTCTTGTCTTTTGCAGTTGGTGGAAAGGTTAGCCGATGCAATTGATAGCGGAGGTCGTGATCAACAATATGAGGCTCTGGTTAATCTCTGTCTCTCCTCCCCATATGGCAGTAGCAATTTCAATAAGCTTGAGATATTTTTGCATGTTCTCTGATTCATTTTCTTTAAAATGGTTGATGACAAGCCTATTACCTGATTATATATAGAATTTTTCGTACATCTAGTAATTTGGCTTTCTAACTAGCAGGCAGATtatttttcttatccttttttcCAGGTTACTGAATTGACCAATCAATTTAAAAGGTGTCAGCAACTTTTAGATTCTATTTCAGAAACCATCAGTACAAAGTCTTTGGTGAGTAAGACAATGATTTTCCATCTGTTCTATACAATATACCTTACACATCTATGttggatttttttaaaaaaattcattacaTTAAACAGCATATAAGATTTTCAAACATTTGACTTCATTTGATCAATTACTTGTGCAACAACGCACTAGCCATTTGATGTCTTGAAGTCCAACATCTATGTTGGACTTTATTCAAGTGCTTTTTTCAATGGAATGATAGTATATTCTCAAATCTACTTTGACAAGAGCAAATTTGTATAACATGGACAATAATTTGTTATATATCATGTCTAGTGGTAATGTTATGTTAGCTAACTACTAAATTATCGTTGCATATTTGTTTGCTTGGGCAGACAATATCGGTTTCGAATGATTGCTTTTTGAATCAAGTAGGGATTAAAACAAACAATATTATGTTAAATTTCATATTCCTTCATGGATATGTAAAATATTACCCCAATATATGCATACATTAATATGTAGATAGATGTCTTAGAATTGTATATACGAGAATTTAACCTTGATCCTCTGTATGGTCATTTACCTGTAGATGCTTCAAGGAGGTAATATATACACTATAAAACACAGTTTTTTTACCTTCTCTCTTAGAGTAAATGTTTGAGAGAGGATAAGTATCTTGAACTTGTTGTGCATATATCAATTTAACTTTCTCAATTGACCAATGATAAACTCCTACCAGAAATGTACCCGGACTGTTTTACTGAACTTGTCAGATAGATAGGCACGCAAAAAAAAAATCCTGAAATTGTTAGATAGGTAGACAAAAGAAAGTGAAGCAGAAACACATTTGAGGACTAAGATATTCATGATCTCTTACCTGGAAACATATTATGGCTTCTCTCTCCCCTTTCTCCCCTCTCTTTCGTCTAAAATCATTTTACCCTTTCTATTATCAAATGAATCTGGTCGTGTGTGTGCGCTCTCACCAGGAAGCACATCATGGCCTCCCCCCTCCCCTTTCTTCCCACCCCCTGGTGTAAAATCATTTTACCGTTTCTATAATTCTGATATATTGTTTCAGTTGATAGAAAGAGATCACTCTTCACTCTCTTCTACTTCTATcagttttcttcttatttttttaataatgaatatggtaggcattgcgaagcATGTATGAGTCCATAGCTCTAACATGATTTATATAGAAGGTATAGAATACTGATATTCAGGCAACTATTGGACCAAAAAAGGTACTCAAAGATGATTTCATAAATCAGTTGTTGGCTAGTAACAGTAAAGATTTGGTTGTGGTTTCATAAAGCATCCATTAGTGACATAATGATTTATGGACATTTGGAGCACCCAAATCTTGAACTAAATTTAATCAGTGTCTGGAACTGACTACAATCTCACAGCACCATTTGTTTACCAAAAAGAATGATCCATTAGTATCATCACACCAGTAATTGGCACGTGTTTTGTATCATCTTTTTCCATGCTTGTCAAGCGACATAAAGACCACAAGCTGAATTTTTCCCAACTTTCATGTGTGGTGGCTTGCAGAAAAGTTTTCCGTAGCTTATGAATCAATGGTTTTCTCTTTTCTCTGTGAATATGATTttgaatcctctctctctctctaatatatatatatatatatatatatatatatatatgataaatattgCCTTGTATTCCTTTATTTCTTGTGCAATCTGACATTATTCCATGTGTCATTGAGGGTTAGAAGGATCTCAAGTCTCATGTAGCTTGTGTGCGCATTAttttctccttccctttctctggtTAATTGGAGTCCTATTCTAATTCTTCCAGACAGTTGAGGGACAGAAGCGTAGGCTGGAAGAGACTATGCAACAACTGAACCAGAGGAGGTATGTTTATGCCTCATAGAGATATCCATGTGCATTATGTATTCCTACTTGGTTttagtttcttttttctctttcttattaGTGCTTGTTTTTTAGCAGGGATCTAGTTGTCAAGTACAGAAGTCATGTAGAAGAACTGGTTAAGCCAGAGAGGAACAGATAGTACACGTTTCCTTTTTACATGTGATATAAGAAAACTGTATGCATGCTTGACTTTGGGTTTAGTTTTCACAGACGATGGTTGCTAACTTCTTCTAAGTTCAAATGCACTTTAAAGTGACACTAGTTGAATTATCTTGATACTTCTTCCTGTGCGGGTGAATGCTCTGTTCATGTATCACACTGGTATGCCAAGATGAAGTTGATCGACCGCACCATGCTTTCAAGCTACCGCCAGGTGCCCACACTACTGCAGTAGAAGCTGTAGCCGTGCTCTCACTCGAATGCTCTATCCATTGCCAAGAGGTTATCATCCATCATTAGCTCATTCGTTTCTTATTAGGCCAAGATGAAGTAAATATCTCTGCTCATTTTCTTAATGAAGTAGTGTTTGATGAAAGTGCTAGTttgattgataaagattttgtTTTTGGCTCAGAGCCTTCCTCCATTTATAGtttccaaagaaaaaaaatattttattcaattTGATTGGTTGTCTTATTTTCCCGCATTGGCCGGAATATTTAGACGATGAAGGAAAAAAGATGATCAATTTTCAAGACTGTCTTCAGGACAGAGGTATaggaaaatagaaagaaaagctAAAACTCACTTGATAAGTAGATACGGATAGGCGGAGATAATTCCTTGACACACAGGAATTGCCTTCTCGACACATGAAAGAATTCCATATAGACAATGATTGAAGGAGTTCTACAATGATCAAGACTCTTTAGAGATTGGGTGATGCGGTAATTTCATAACGCACAAGGAGTTGTGCGTATCTTCTATCAGTGTATCTTTGTTCTAACCATCCATTTTGGTTGGGGCCCGGCCGAGTCCTACTTAGACTAGGACTTGGCCAAGTGGTTAGTTGATATGGGGCTGACGTGGATAAATGATATTTTGCTTTAACAACGAGTATAGTACCTCAATGGTtgaaatttgatttgattttgagAAGCCACGTCGCCACATCTCCTTTGAGATTGGTTTTGATATGGAGAAGATCATCCCTGATCAAGGTAACTCACGATCAGTGCTTAGCAGCCAAGTGTAGATCTGTATTCGTGTAGGTAATCAGGCGGGATGCGTCACGGCTGGTATCTGGTGGTATCTCACTCGAACCCGATTCGAAGGGGATTTAGGGCTTCAAACTTGCGGGTGTCTTGCCCTGGACTTGTTCGTTGAAATGTCTTAGCGCCGTATCTCATCTTCCGACCCCTTTCCTCCCTCCCAATTGATGTTATTACGAATTTGTTTCCTCGGAGCTCACAATTTGAGCTTCCGAAACATCGGCCCGACGGCATCAGATTGCGCGCTTGCTTAGCCAAAAACGAACGAACCAAAGCTTCTCTTCATGGCGTTTTCTTTCTCTCGCTTTCGGAGGAAACTCGACGCCGCCCTCTCGTCCGCCGTCCGCGCCCGCTACCTCTCGCTCTCTGCCCGCCCAAGTCTTCCCGAAGAGCCGGCGCCGGACCCCCGCTTCCTCCGCTACAGCTCCCCCGACGCCAGGCCTCCCCTCGACCACTCCCCCTTTCTGCGCTTCCCCCAGGTCCGCCACACCACCCTCCCCAGCGGCATCCGCGTCGTCACCCAATCGGCCCCCATTTCCGCCTCCCACACTGCGTCTATCGGCGTCTGGATCGATGCCGGCAGTCGCTTCGAGGCCCCCGGTACCAACGGCACCGCCCATTTCCTCGAACACATGATCTTCAAGGGCACCCGCCGCCGCACCGCCCGCTCCCTCGAGGAGGAGATCGAGAACATGGGCGCCCGGCTCAACGCCTACACCTCTCGCGAGCAGACCACCTTCTTCGCCGACGTTCAGTCCAAGGACGTGGCCGTCGCCGTCGACGTGCTCGCCGACATCCTGCAGAATTCCAAGTTCCCTGACCACGCGATCAAGCGGGAGCGCGGCGTCATCCTCCGGGAGATGGAGGAGGTCAGCTCGtggttcctctccttttcctTCTGTTTGCTCTACGAGTAGGTTCTTATGCATGTCTGGCGATGTGAGGGAACAGGTGCAAGGACAGGTAGAAGAGGTAATCTTCGACCACCTGCATTCTGCAGCGTTTCAGGGCCATCCTCTAGGGGACACAATATTGGGCCCGGAGGAGAATATACGAGGGATCTCGAGGGTTGACTTGCAGCAATACATTTCCACTCATTATACAGGCCATAGAATGGTGATTTCTTGTGAAATAATCTTTATGCTTTGGGTTATAGATAGCGTAGAGAAATTCTGAGGTCTTGGATGTGTTCTGTCAAAGGTTGTGTCGGCTGCAGGTGCTGTTAAACATGATGAGATTGTTAACATGGTCGGAAGGCTGTTCACAAATTTCTCCACAGATCCAACCACTGCAGATCAGCTTGTAAATGCAAATCCAGCTGTTTTTACAGGTTCAGAGGTTTGTGTTATTACATCACTGAATTTATCTTCCTTGTGCACCCGATTTGTTGGGTTATATATCACCAATAGACCATATGTATTATAGGTTCGAGTGCAGGATGAGGGAATGCCTTTAGCGCATTTTGCAATAGCATTTAAAGGGTCATCCTGGACAGACCCTAACTCTATCCCCCTTATGGTAATCCAAAGCTTATTGGGTAGTTGGAACAAGAGCATTGGTGTCGGCAATTGCTCAGGGTAAGATGAGTGAAGGCAGTTTCTTTTTTGCCAGTACAATACACTTTTAGCCGAGTGCTTCAACAATGTTATGCTATTCCATGAACTATCAGGTCTCAGCTTGCTCGTCGAGTAGGCACTGATGACTTAGCTGAAAATATTATGGCTTTCAATACCAACTATCGTGATATAGGATTGTTTGGTGTCTACTCCATTGCCTCGGTAAGCTTTATTCTCATAGATTAAGAGCTTAATTGTAGctcttttatttttgtttcaaaatattggGTTTGTGTCGATGTATCTTTCTTCTCATGCATGTTGTTGCTTATGAACTGTTGGTCATTGAGAGTTCTTTTCAATGTCCTGGTGGCATCTGCTAATGGATTTTATGTTAAACAAACTTGAGCAATTATTATGAAGAAACGGCAGCCCAGTGGACATTCGTTATCCTCTAGATGCATGCGATATTGATAATAAATCCTGAATATTTATTCAGGCATAAATATGTTAAGACAAATATGGCACTTTTTACCAGCATTCTTAATAGACTCTCTGTTAGCTTCCCTCACTTAGAAATTTGAATCTTAGGTAATAGAAGTGCTTTTGTTACTATGACTTGTTAAGTAACAACTATGGAAGTGCATGCCACctttattatttccatttcaaaaTCTGTTGTTGCAGCCAAAATGTTTGCGTGAATTATCATGTGTCTTGATGGATGAGATTAAGAGACTTGCATACCAAGTGTCAGAAGCTGAAGTTGTTCGTGCTAGGAATCAGGTATATGGAGCATTCTATTTGCATATCAACAACGTTCACCACTATTCTCTGTGAAAATATCCGTTGCTGACTTATGATCGTCAGATAAGCTTTTTCTGAATGAATCTCTTAGTAGTTTCTACATGTTATGCAGTTAAAATCCGTGCTTTTGCTTCACATTGATGGATCCACTGCTGTTTCTGAGAATAATGGCCGTCAGGTAGACATCAGTGCTCAACATTTGTGCTGCTCAATACTTCTTTTTGCAATATATACCTGAGGGGGCTTCATTGTTAAGCAAACATCCTAAATTTTGTTGAGCTCAATATATTTTGTCTAGAATATTAAGAAGGATCACTTTCATCGCCACGTGCAGATGCTGACATACGGGCGGGTATTGCCATTCGTTGAGCTTTTTGCTCGCATTGATGCTGTTGATGCTGCTGCAATTATGGAGACAGCTAGGAACTTCATCATCAATAAGGCAATGAGACTTTTTTGTTCATTTAAATCTTACATCGCAACTCATTTAAAATAAAGACTATTATGCTGTGGGATTTTTTACCTTGAAGTTCGTCCTGCTTGTTCTTTGATATTTGCTTGAAAGATGAGTCAATAATTAGGCAATCTTTCTTTCATGTTTCATACTGTTACTAATCACCATTTAATGTTTCAGGAAGTTGCACTTGCCGCAACAGGACCGATCCAGGAATTGCCAGAGCACAGTTGGTTCTGCGCTCAGACCGCGGCTCAGTGAGGGAACAGGATGTGAATCttcttgcaggagtcgatggtacTTACATGTTGTGCCATTTACCATATCGATCAAGGCATCATGTAACAATCAAAGTACAAGAATCAAAAGGCCAATGATATATCGATTATATTTATCTTCCCTTTACTTTTCTTAGCTTAGCTTATATCTCTGTAACATGTGAGATATTGAAGCCAACTTCCTTGAGTTTGATCATGTGCACATTTATGAATTTTCCCGAAAGGCTACTTATCACACAACCATCGATATCATGAGAATGCTTGAAGTGCAATATTTCAGCTCGTAGCCATATTTTAGTTCATGAATAATGAAACATGATTGTCGTCAGAATCTAGAATTGTTGTGACTACTATCTAGCGGATCATAATGTGGTACCCAATGCATACAGGATTACGTTTACCCCTATCATCCTATAAAGACCCAAGACAGGATGCTAAGGAAAAAGAATTGGGAGACAACTCAGCGATATCCTGCGTTATTAGCATAGTGGAAGCAAAGCATCTAAAAGAGCCCATCACCCGTTTGTTTACTTGCAGAATAACGTATCAAGCAATGTAGTCACAGTTCACTCTCTTGCGGTCGAGTGGTGTTGGCCTTTTCCTGAGAGGTATTCCATTGCGTAAAAATGTTTGACCTTGATTAAACCCATCATATGCATCTTACGTGGTTTTGACCATCAACTCAGCAGCCTAATTAATTTATCTTTCTTGTTTTTAGCATAATTAACattcattattattttatatatgaagATATTAGTTAGTTGTAAAACTCCTAAATTCATATCTTATATATgtcactttttttttaatttttaaaaaataactttATGATAGAAACTATACAATTAGTTAATCGTTACCTAATATGTAAACGTGATGTTAAgggtggaagaagaagatgaatgcTATCCTCCACCCATTTGCTTACTTGAGCAAAGGTTTTAAGACACGTGATTGCCTATGTGGACAAGAGGATAAAAGGAGATTATTGGAGACCATTAGAAATTGTCATCGTGTAAAATattgtatgaaatattttatcattttatgactAAATATAAAAGCTCATCGTCAATTTATTCAGCACCTACGTCAGTTGTGGTTTGATTTTCCTGGTAGTTCTTAAAGATATACTTTGTGGTTGGCTAAATGGATTGTTCCTTATCTAGTTAtgttattttgataaaaaattttGAACATACATAATAAACAAATCATCTTTGGTTTCAAGTTTTGTAATGAAAAGCCTAGGTGTGCTGTGGCAGCTATGGAAATGGACCCTCTGGTTTAGATTCTGTTTTAGCATTTTGACATCCTTTATGCTTGAAATTTTACAAAGTTTAATGCATTTTTAATAAGCCTTTTTCAGTTGGAATTAACAAGGTAGTTTAATGAACAAAAAGGCCTGTTGAAATTTAG
The DNA window shown above is from Musa acuminata AAA Group cultivar baxijiao chromosome BXJ2-4, Cavendish_Baxijiao_AAA, whole genome shotgun sequence and carries:
- the LOC135609727 gene encoding mediator of RNA polymerase II transcription subunit 9-like, whose amino-acid sequence is MDHQYNGGSWMMIPNQNPLNQDFHSLQPQYPPPPLLSQPQQQPQQQQQQHHHHPSLASHFHLLSLVERLADAIDSGGRDQQYEALVTELTNQFKRCQQLLDSISETISTKSLTVEGQKRRLEETMQQLNQRRDLVVKYRSHVEELVKPERNR
- the LOC135609726 gene encoding probable mitochondrial-processing peptidase subunit beta, mitochondrial — its product is MAFSFSRFRRKLDAALSSAVRARYLSLSARPSLPEEPAPDPRFLRYSSPDARPPLDHSPFLRFPQVRHTTLPSGIRVVTQSAPISASHTASIGVWIDAGSRFEAPGTNGTAHFLEHMIFKGTRRRTARSLEEEIENMGARLNAYTSREQTTFFADVQSKDVAVAVDVLADILQNSKFPDHAIKRERGVILREMEEVQGQVEEVIFDHLHSAAFQGHPLGDTILGPEENIRGISRVDLQQYISTHYTGHRMVVSAAGAVKHDEIVNMVGRLFTNFSTDPTTADQLVNANPAVFTGSEVRVQDEGMPLAHFAIAFKGSSWTDPNSIPLMVIQSLLGSWNKSIGVGNCSGSQLARRVGTDDLAENIMAFNTNYRDIGLFGVYSIASPKCLRELSCVLMDEIKRLAYQVSEAEVVRARNQLKSVLLLHIDGSTAVSENNGRQMLTYGRVLPFVELFARIDAVDAAAIMETARNFIINKEVALAATGPIQELPEHSWFCAQTAAQ